From Equus asinus isolate D_3611 breed Donkey chromosome 14, EquAss-T2T_v2, whole genome shotgun sequence, one genomic window encodes:
- the RHOT2 gene encoding mitochondrial Rho GTPase 2 isoform X8, whose translation MCASCCWARVGKTSLILSLVGEEFPEEVPPRAEEITIPADVTPEKVPTHIVDYSEAEQTIEELQDEIHKANVVCVVYDVSEEATIEKIRTKWIPLVNGETEKPRVPIILVGNKSDLRPGSSMEAVLPIMSEFPEIETCVECSAKNLRNISELFYYAQKAVLHPTAPLYDPEAKQLRPACTQALTRIFRLSDQDLDQALSDEELNAFQKSCFGHPLAPQALEDVKMVVCKNVAGGVRDDRLTLDGFLFLNTLFVQRGRHETTWTVLRRFGYGDTLELTDDYLFPPLHVPPGCSTELNHFGYQFVQRLFEKHDQDCDGALSSAELQSFFSVFPAAPWGPQLPQTVRTEAGRLSLHGYLCQWTLVAYLDVRRCLEHLGYLGYPVLCEQDSQAHAITVTREKKLDQEKGQTQRNVLLCKVVGARGVGKSAFLQAFLGRSLGHQDTTAPPEEPATYTIDTVQVHGQEKYLILCEVGTDSLLDAAPDAACDVACLMFDGSDPTSFALCASVYKRHYMDGQTPCLVVSSKADLPEGVSPPGLAPAEFCRRHRLPAPTPFSCMGPARPSSAVFTRLAAMAAFPHLAPGELHTSSFWLRVTLGAVGAALAALLSFSLYRVLVKSR comes from the exons ATGTGCGCATCCTGCTGCTGGGCGAGG GTGGGGAAGACGTCGCTGATCCTGTCGCTGGTGGGCGAGGAGTTCCCCGAGGAG GTCCCTCCTCGGGCCGAAGAGATCACCATTCCAGCAGATGTCACCCCAGAGAAGGTGCCCACCCACATCGTCGATTACTCAG AAGCTGAGCAGACCATCGAGGAGCTCCAGGATGAGATCCACAAG GCGAACGTGGTATGTGTGGTGTACGACGTGTCTGAGGAGGCCACCATCGAGAAG ATCCGAACCAAATGGATCCCTCTGGTCAATGGGGAGACTGAGAAGCCCAG GGTCCCCATCATCTTGGTGGGCAATAAGTCGGACCTCCGACCAGGGAGCTCCATGGAGGCCGTGCTGCCCATCATGAGCGAGTTCCCTGAGATCGAGACCTGTGTTGAG TGCTCAGCAAAGAACCTGAGGAACATCTCGGAGCTGTTCTACTACGCACAGAAGGCCGTGCTGCACCCCACAGCCCCGCTCTACGACCCCGAGGCCAAGCAG CTGAGGCCAGCGTGCACCCAGGCCCTCACACGCATCTTCAGGCTCTCGGACCAGGACCTGGACCAGGCGCTCAGCGACGAGGAGCTCAACGCTTTCCAG AAATCCTGCTTCGGGCACCCCCTGGCCCCGCAGGCCCTGGAGGACGTGAAGATGGTGGTGTGCAAGAACGTGGCGGGAGGCGTGCGGGATGACCGGCTGACCCTGGACG GCTTTCTCTTCTTGAACACACTGTTTGTGCAACGTGGCCGCCACGAGACAACGTGGACCGTTCTGCGGCGTTTTGGCTATGGCGACACACTCGAGCTGACTGACGACTACCTCTTCCCCCC GCTCCACGTGCCCCCCGGCTGCAGCACCGAGCTCAACCACTTTGGCTACCAGTTTGTGCAgaggctgtttgagaagcacgaCCAG GACTGCGATGGCGCCCTCTCTTCTGCGGAGTTGCAGAGCTTTTTCAGTGTGTTCCCGGCTGCCCCCTGGGGCCCCCAGCTCCCTCAGACTGTCCGCACTGAAGCCGGCCGGCTGTCCCTGCATGGGTACCTCTGCCAGTGGAC cctggtGGCCTACCTGGATGTGCGGCGCTGTCTCGAGCACCTGGGCTACCTGGGCTACCCCGTGCTCTGCGAGCAGGACTCCCAGGCCCACGCCATCACAG TCACCCGTGAGAAGAAGCTGGACCAGGAAAAGGGGCAGACGCAGAGGAACGTTCTCCTGTGCAAGGTGGTGGGGGCCCGTGGAGTGGGCAAGTCTGCCTTCCTGCAGGCATTCCTTGGCCGCAGCCTGGGG cACCAGGACACCACGGCGCCCCCTGAGGAACCTGCCACGTACACCATCGACACGGTGCAGGTCCATGGGCAAGAGAAGTACCTGATC CTGTGCGAGGTGGGCACAGACAGCCTGCTGGATGCTGCCCCTGACGCCGCCTGCGACGTCGCCTGCTTGATGTTCGATGGCAGCGACCCCACGTCCTTCGCGCTCTGTGCCAGCGTCTACAAG CGCCACTACATGGATGGGCAGACGCCCTGCCTCGTTGTCTCCTCCAAGGCCGACCTGCCCGAAGGTGTCTCGCCgcctggcctggccccagctGAGTTCTGCCGCCGGCACCGgctgcctgcccccacccctttcTCCTGCATGGGCCCAGCCCGGCCCAGCTCGGCTGTCTTCACCAGGCTCGCCGCCATGGCCGCCTTCCC GCACCTGGCTCCCGGCGAGCTGCACACCTCCTCCTTCTGGCTGCGGGTGACACTGGGGGCTGTCGGGGCCGCGCTTGCTGCCCTGCTCAGCTTCTCACTCTACAGGGTCCTGGTGAAGAGCCGATGA
- the RHOT2 gene encoding mitochondrial Rho GTPase 2 isoform X11 gives MVVCKNVAGGVRDDRLTLDGFLFLNTLFVQRGRHETTWTVLRRFGYGDTLELTDDYLFPPWVVVGLRASPLHSVLDRAWGPRGIWPRVGLEHLLWAEAGSCQDGLCRGALPGVGRAEMHAQPTAPCTPPHICLLCRLALGWGWGEQVPRGGSDHRQGQQGNAQKACHAWCARGSPGNPTAPVPPTGSTCPPAAAPSSTTLATSLCRGCLRSTTRTAMAPSLLRSCRAFSVCSRLPPGAPSSLRLSALKPAGCPCMGTSASGPWWPTWMCGAVSSTWATWATPCSASRTPRPTPSQVVTREKKLDQEKGQTQRNVLLCKVVGARGVGKSAFLQAFLGRSLGHQDTTAPPEEPATYTIDTVQVHGQEKYLIVSAKCPHGRPRAMLGGAVPTRPQGTKPRTPLRPPSVQLCEVGTDSLLDAAPDAACDVACLMFDGSDPTSFALCASVYKRHYMDGQTPCLVVSSKADLPEGVSPPGLAPAEFCRRHRLPAPTPFSCMGPARPSSAVFTRLAAMAAFPHLAPGELHTSSFWLRVTLGAVGAALAALLSFSLYRVLVKSR, from the exons ATGGTGGTGTGCAAGAACGTGGCGGGAGGCGTGCGGGATGACCGGCTGACCCTGGACG GCTTTCTCTTCTTGAACACACTGTTTGTGCAACGTGGCCGCCACGAGACAACGTGGACCGTTCTGCGGCGTTTTGGCTATGGCGACACACTCGAGCTGACTGACGACTACCTCTTCCCCCCGTGGGTGGTGGTGGGGCTCAGGGCTTCCCCTCTCCACTCAGTGTTGGACAGGGCCTGGGGCCCTCGGGGCATCTGGCCCAGGGTGGGGTTGGAGCACTTGCTCTGGGCAGAGGCTGGCTCCTGTCAGGATGGCCTTTGCAGGGGTGCCCTgccaggggtgggcagggctgagaTGCATGCTCAGCCAACAGCCCCTTGCACCCCACCACATATCTGCCTGCTCTGCCGCCTGGCattgggctgggggtggggagagcaggtCCCACGGGGAGGGTCTGACCACAGACAGGGCCAGCAGGGCAACGCGCAGAAGGCGTGCCATGCATGGTGTGCACGGGGCTCCCCTGGGAACCCGACAGCCCCCGTGCCCCCTACAGGCTCCACGTGCCCCCCGGCTGCAGCACCGAGCTCAACCACTTTGGCTACCAGTTTGTGCAgaggctgtttgagaagcacgaCCAG GACTGCGATGGCGCCCTCTCTTCTGCGGAGTTGCAGAGCTTTTTCAGTGTGTTCCCGGCTGCCCCCTGGGGCCCCCAGCTCCCTCAGACTGTCCGCACTGAAGCCGGCCGGCTGTCCCTGCATGGGTACCTCTGCCAGTGGAC cctggtGGCCTACCTGGATGTGCGGCGCTGTCTCGAGCACCTGGGCTACCTGGGCTACCCCGTGCTCTGCGAGCAGGACTCCCAGGCCCACGCCATCACAGGTGG TCACCCGTGAGAAGAAGCTGGACCAGGAAAAGGGGCAGACGCAGAGGAACGTTCTCCTGTGCAAGGTGGTGGGGGCCCGTGGAGTGGGCAAGTCTGCCTTCCTGCAGGCATTCCTTGGCCGCAGCCTGGGG cACCAGGACACCACGGCGCCCCCTGAGGAACCTGCCACGTACACCATCGACACGGTGCAGGTCCATGGGCAAGAGAAGTACCTGATCGTGAGTGCAAAGTGTCCCCACGGTAGACCCCGGGCCATGCTGGGGGGAGCTGTCCCAACACGTCCCCAGGGGACCAAGCCCCGCACCCCTCTGAGGCCGCCCTCTGTCCAGCTGTGCGAGGTGGGCACAGACAGCCTGCTGGATGCTGCCCCTGACGCCGCCTGCGACGTCGCCTGCTTGATGTTCGATGGCAGCGACCCCACGTCCTTCGCGCTCTGTGCCAGCGTCTACAAG CGCCACTACATGGATGGGCAGACGCCCTGCCTCGTTGTCTCCTCCAAGGCCGACCTGCCCGAAGGTGTCTCGCCgcctggcctggccccagctGAGTTCTGCCGCCGGCACCGgctgcctgcccccacccctttcTCCTGCATGGGCCCAGCCCGGCCCAGCTCGGCTGTCTTCACCAGGCTCGCCGCCATGGCCGCCTTCCC GCACCTGGCTCCCGGCGAGCTGCACACCTCCTCCTTCTGGCTGCGGGTGACACTGGGGGCTGTCGGGGCCGCGCTTGCTGCCCTGCTCAGCTTCTCACTCTACAGGGTCCTGGTGAAGAGCCGATGA
- the RHOT2 gene encoding mitochondrial Rho GTPase 2 isoform X9, protein MSPQRRCPPTSSITQANVVCVVYDVSEEATIEKIRTKWIPLVNGETEKPRVPIILVGNKSDLRPGSSMEAVLPIMSEFPEIETCVECSAKNLRNISELFYYAQKAVLHPTAPLYDPEAKQLRPACTQALTRIFRLSDQDLDQALSDEELNAFQKSCFGHPLAPQALEDVKMVVCKNVAGGVRDDRLTLDGFLFLNTLFVQRGRHETTWTVLRRFGYGDTLELTDDYLFPPLHVPPGCSTELNHFGYQFVQRLFEKHDQDCDGALSSAELQSFFSVFPAAPWGPQLPQTVRTEAGRLSLHGYLCQWTLVAYLDVRRCLEHLGYLGYPVLCEQDSQAHAITVTREKKLDQEKGQTQRNVLLCKVVGARGVGKSAFLQAFLGRSLGHQDTTAPPEEPATYTIDTVQVHGQEKYLIVSAKCPHGRPRAMLGGAVPTRPQGTKPRTPLRPPSVQLCEVGTDSLLDAAPDAACDVACLMFDGSDPTSFALCASVYKRHYMDGQTPCLVVSSKADLPEGVSPPGLAPAEFCRRHRLPAPTPFSCMGPARPSSAVFTRLAAMAAFPHLAPGELHTSSFWLRVTLGAVGAALAALLSFSLYRVLVKSR, encoded by the exons ATGTCACCCCAGAGAAGGTGCCCACCCACATCGTCGATTACTCAG GCGAACGTGGTATGTGTGGTGTACGACGTGTCTGAGGAGGCCACCATCGAGAAG ATCCGAACCAAATGGATCCCTCTGGTCAATGGGGAGACTGAGAAGCCCAG GGTCCCCATCATCTTGGTGGGCAATAAGTCGGACCTCCGACCAGGGAGCTCCATGGAGGCCGTGCTGCCCATCATGAGCGAGTTCCCTGAGATCGAGACCTGTGTTGAG TGCTCAGCAAAGAACCTGAGGAACATCTCGGAGCTGTTCTACTACGCACAGAAGGCCGTGCTGCACCCCACAGCCCCGCTCTACGACCCCGAGGCCAAGCAG CTGAGGCCAGCGTGCACCCAGGCCCTCACACGCATCTTCAGGCTCTCGGACCAGGACCTGGACCAGGCGCTCAGCGACGAGGAGCTCAACGCTTTCCAG AAATCCTGCTTCGGGCACCCCCTGGCCCCGCAGGCCCTGGAGGACGTGAAGATGGTGGTGTGCAAGAACGTGGCGGGAGGCGTGCGGGATGACCGGCTGACCCTGGACG GCTTTCTCTTCTTGAACACACTGTTTGTGCAACGTGGCCGCCACGAGACAACGTGGACCGTTCTGCGGCGTTTTGGCTATGGCGACACACTCGAGCTGACTGACGACTACCTCTTCCCCCC GCTCCACGTGCCCCCCGGCTGCAGCACCGAGCTCAACCACTTTGGCTACCAGTTTGTGCAgaggctgtttgagaagcacgaCCAG GACTGCGATGGCGCCCTCTCTTCTGCGGAGTTGCAGAGCTTTTTCAGTGTGTTCCCGGCTGCCCCCTGGGGCCCCCAGCTCCCTCAGACTGTCCGCACTGAAGCCGGCCGGCTGTCCCTGCATGGGTACCTCTGCCAGTGGAC cctggtGGCCTACCTGGATGTGCGGCGCTGTCTCGAGCACCTGGGCTACCTGGGCTACCCCGTGCTCTGCGAGCAGGACTCCCAGGCCCACGCCATCACAG TCACCCGTGAGAAGAAGCTGGACCAGGAAAAGGGGCAGACGCAGAGGAACGTTCTCCTGTGCAAGGTGGTGGGGGCCCGTGGAGTGGGCAAGTCTGCCTTCCTGCAGGCATTCCTTGGCCGCAGCCTGGGG cACCAGGACACCACGGCGCCCCCTGAGGAACCTGCCACGTACACCATCGACACGGTGCAGGTCCATGGGCAAGAGAAGTACCTGATCGTGAGTGCAAAGTGTCCCCACGGTAGACCCCGGGCCATGCTGGGGGGAGCTGTCCCAACACGTCCCCAGGGGACCAAGCCCCGCACCCCTCTGAGGCCGCCCTCTGTCCAGCTGTGCGAGGTGGGCACAGACAGCCTGCTGGATGCTGCCCCTGACGCCGCCTGCGACGTCGCCTGCTTGATGTTCGATGGCAGCGACCCCACGTCCTTCGCGCTCTGTGCCAGCGTCTACAAG CGCCACTACATGGATGGGCAGACGCCCTGCCTCGTTGTCTCCTCCAAGGCCGACCTGCCCGAAGGTGTCTCGCCgcctggcctggccccagctGAGTTCTGCCGCCGGCACCGgctgcctgcccccacccctttcTCCTGCATGGGCCCAGCCCGGCCCAGCTCGGCTGTCTTCACCAGGCTCGCCGCCATGGCCGCCTTCCC GCACCTGGCTCCCGGCGAGCTGCACACCTCCTCCTTCTGGCTGCGGGTGACACTGGGGGCTGTCGGGGCCGCGCTTGCTGCCCTGCTCAGCTTCTCACTCTACAGGGTCCTGGTGAAGAGCCGATGA
- the RHOT2 gene encoding mitochondrial Rho GTPase 2 isoform X10 gives MSPQRRCPPTSSITQANVVCVVYDVSEEATIEKIRTKWIPLVNGETEKPRVPIILVGNKSDLRPGSSMEAVLPIMSEFPEIETCVECSAKNLRNISELFYYAQKAVLHPTAPLYDPEAKQLRPACTQALTRIFRLSDQDLDQALSDEELNAFQKSCFGHPLAPQALEDVKMVVCKNVAGGVRDDRLTLDGFLFLNTLFVQRGRHETTWTVLRRFGYGDTLELTDDYLFPPLHVPPGCSTELNHFGYQFVQRLFEKHDQDCDGALSSAELQSFFSVFPAAPWGPQLPQTVRTEAGRLSLHGYLCQWTLVAYLDVRRCLEHLGYLGYPVLCEQDSQAHAITVTREKKLDQEKGQTQRNVLLCKVVGARGVGKSAFLQAFLGRSLGHQDTTAPPEEPATYTIDTVQVHGQEKYLILCEVGTDSLLDAAPDAACDVACLMFDGSDPTSFALCASVYKRHYMDGQTPCLVVSSKADLPEGVSPPGLAPAEFCRRHRLPAPTPFSCMGPARPSSAVFTRLAAMAAFPHLAPGELHTSSFWLRVTLGAVGAALAALLSFSLYRVLVKSR, from the exons ATGTCACCCCAGAGAAGGTGCCCACCCACATCGTCGATTACTCAG GCGAACGTGGTATGTGTGGTGTACGACGTGTCTGAGGAGGCCACCATCGAGAAG ATCCGAACCAAATGGATCCCTCTGGTCAATGGGGAGACTGAGAAGCCCAG GGTCCCCATCATCTTGGTGGGCAATAAGTCGGACCTCCGACCAGGGAGCTCCATGGAGGCCGTGCTGCCCATCATGAGCGAGTTCCCTGAGATCGAGACCTGTGTTGAG TGCTCAGCAAAGAACCTGAGGAACATCTCGGAGCTGTTCTACTACGCACAGAAGGCCGTGCTGCACCCCACAGCCCCGCTCTACGACCCCGAGGCCAAGCAG CTGAGGCCAGCGTGCACCCAGGCCCTCACACGCATCTTCAGGCTCTCGGACCAGGACCTGGACCAGGCGCTCAGCGACGAGGAGCTCAACGCTTTCCAG AAATCCTGCTTCGGGCACCCCCTGGCCCCGCAGGCCCTGGAGGACGTGAAGATGGTGGTGTGCAAGAACGTGGCGGGAGGCGTGCGGGATGACCGGCTGACCCTGGACG GCTTTCTCTTCTTGAACACACTGTTTGTGCAACGTGGCCGCCACGAGACAACGTGGACCGTTCTGCGGCGTTTTGGCTATGGCGACACACTCGAGCTGACTGACGACTACCTCTTCCCCCC GCTCCACGTGCCCCCCGGCTGCAGCACCGAGCTCAACCACTTTGGCTACCAGTTTGTGCAgaggctgtttgagaagcacgaCCAG GACTGCGATGGCGCCCTCTCTTCTGCGGAGTTGCAGAGCTTTTTCAGTGTGTTCCCGGCTGCCCCCTGGGGCCCCCAGCTCCCTCAGACTGTCCGCACTGAAGCCGGCCGGCTGTCCCTGCATGGGTACCTCTGCCAGTGGAC cctggtGGCCTACCTGGATGTGCGGCGCTGTCTCGAGCACCTGGGCTACCTGGGCTACCCCGTGCTCTGCGAGCAGGACTCCCAGGCCCACGCCATCACAG TCACCCGTGAGAAGAAGCTGGACCAGGAAAAGGGGCAGACGCAGAGGAACGTTCTCCTGTGCAAGGTGGTGGGGGCCCGTGGAGTGGGCAAGTCTGCCTTCCTGCAGGCATTCCTTGGCCGCAGCCTGGGG cACCAGGACACCACGGCGCCCCCTGAGGAACCTGCCACGTACACCATCGACACGGTGCAGGTCCATGGGCAAGAGAAGTACCTGATC CTGTGCGAGGTGGGCACAGACAGCCTGCTGGATGCTGCCCCTGACGCCGCCTGCGACGTCGCCTGCTTGATGTTCGATGGCAGCGACCCCACGTCCTTCGCGCTCTGTGCCAGCGTCTACAAG CGCCACTACATGGATGGGCAGACGCCCTGCCTCGTTGTCTCCTCCAAGGCCGACCTGCCCGAAGGTGTCTCGCCgcctggcctggccccagctGAGTTCTGCCGCCGGCACCGgctgcctgcccccacccctttcTCCTGCATGGGCCCAGCCCGGCCCAGCTCGGCTGTCTTCACCAGGCTCGCCGCCATGGCCGCCTTCCC GCACCTGGCTCCCGGCGAGCTGCACACCTCCTCCTTCTGGCTGCGGGTGACACTGGGGGCTGTCGGGGCCGCGCTTGCTGCCCTGCTCAGCTTCTCACTCTACAGGGTCCTGGTGAAGAGCCGATGA
- the RHOT2 gene encoding mitochondrial Rho GTPase 2 isoform X5 translates to MKRDVRILLLGEAQVGKTSLILSLVGEEFPEEVPPRAEEITIPADVTPEKVPTHIVDYSEAEQTIEELQDEIHKANVVCVVYDVSEEATIEKIRTKWIPLVNGETEKPRVPIILVGNKSDLRPGSSMEAVLPIMSEFPEIETCVECSAKNLRNISELFYYAQKAVLHPTAPLYDPEAKQLRPACTQALTRIFRLSDQDLDQALSDEELNAFQKSCFGHPLAPQALEDVKMVVCKNVAGGVRDDRLTLDGFLFLNTLFVQRGRHETTWTVLRRFGYGDTLELTDDYLFPPLHVPPGCSTELNHFGYQFVQRLFEKHDQDCDGALSSAELQSFFSVFPAAPWGPQLPQTVRTEAGRLSLHGYLCQWTLVAYLDVRRCLEHLGYLGYPVLCEQDSQAHAITVTREKKLDQEKGQTQRNVLLCKVVGARGVGKSAFLQAFLGRSLGHQDTTAPPEEPATYTIDTVQVHGQEKYLILCEVGTDSLLDAAPDAACDVACLMFDGSDPTSFALCASVYKRHYMDGQTPCLVVSSKADLPEGVSPPGLAPAEFCRRHRLPAPTPFSCMGPARPSSAVFTRLAAMAAFPHLAPGELHTSSFWLRVTLGAVGAALAALLSFSLYRVLVKSR, encoded by the exons ATGAAGCGGGATGTGCGCATCCTGCTGCTGGGCGAGG CCCAGGTGGGGAAGACGTCGCTGATCCTGTCGCTGGTGGGCGAGGAGTTCCCCGAGGAG GTCCCTCCTCGGGCCGAAGAGATCACCATTCCAGCAGATGTCACCCCAGAGAAGGTGCCCACCCACATCGTCGATTACTCAG AAGCTGAGCAGACCATCGAGGAGCTCCAGGATGAGATCCACAAG GCGAACGTGGTATGTGTGGTGTACGACGTGTCTGAGGAGGCCACCATCGAGAAG ATCCGAACCAAATGGATCCCTCTGGTCAATGGGGAGACTGAGAAGCCCAG GGTCCCCATCATCTTGGTGGGCAATAAGTCGGACCTCCGACCAGGGAGCTCCATGGAGGCCGTGCTGCCCATCATGAGCGAGTTCCCTGAGATCGAGACCTGTGTTGAG TGCTCAGCAAAGAACCTGAGGAACATCTCGGAGCTGTTCTACTACGCACAGAAGGCCGTGCTGCACCCCACAGCCCCGCTCTACGACCCCGAGGCCAAGCAG CTGAGGCCAGCGTGCACCCAGGCCCTCACACGCATCTTCAGGCTCTCGGACCAGGACCTGGACCAGGCGCTCAGCGACGAGGAGCTCAACGCTTTCCAG AAATCCTGCTTCGGGCACCCCCTGGCCCCGCAGGCCCTGGAGGACGTGAAGATGGTGGTGTGCAAGAACGTGGCGGGAGGCGTGCGGGATGACCGGCTGACCCTGGACG GCTTTCTCTTCTTGAACACACTGTTTGTGCAACGTGGCCGCCACGAGACAACGTGGACCGTTCTGCGGCGTTTTGGCTATGGCGACACACTCGAGCTGACTGACGACTACCTCTTCCCCCC GCTCCACGTGCCCCCCGGCTGCAGCACCGAGCTCAACCACTTTGGCTACCAGTTTGTGCAgaggctgtttgagaagcacgaCCAG GACTGCGATGGCGCCCTCTCTTCTGCGGAGTTGCAGAGCTTTTTCAGTGTGTTCCCGGCTGCCCCCTGGGGCCCCCAGCTCCCTCAGACTGTCCGCACTGAAGCCGGCCGGCTGTCCCTGCATGGGTACCTCTGCCAGTGGAC cctggtGGCCTACCTGGATGTGCGGCGCTGTCTCGAGCACCTGGGCTACCTGGGCTACCCCGTGCTCTGCGAGCAGGACTCCCAGGCCCACGCCATCACAG TCACCCGTGAGAAGAAGCTGGACCAGGAAAAGGGGCAGACGCAGAGGAACGTTCTCCTGTGCAAGGTGGTGGGGGCCCGTGGAGTGGGCAAGTCTGCCTTCCTGCAGGCATTCCTTGGCCGCAGCCTGGGG cACCAGGACACCACGGCGCCCCCTGAGGAACCTGCCACGTACACCATCGACACGGTGCAGGTCCATGGGCAAGAGAAGTACCTGATC CTGTGCGAGGTGGGCACAGACAGCCTGCTGGATGCTGCCCCTGACGCCGCCTGCGACGTCGCCTGCTTGATGTTCGATGGCAGCGACCCCACGTCCTTCGCGCTCTGTGCCAGCGTCTACAAG CGCCACTACATGGATGGGCAGACGCCCTGCCTCGTTGTCTCCTCCAAGGCCGACCTGCCCGAAGGTGTCTCGCCgcctggcctggccccagctGAGTTCTGCCGCCGGCACCGgctgcctgcccccacccctttcTCCTGCATGGGCCCAGCCCGGCCCAGCTCGGCTGTCTTCACCAGGCTCGCCGCCATGGCCGCCTTCCC GCACCTGGCTCCCGGCGAGCTGCACACCTCCTCCTTCTGGCTGCGGGTGACACTGGGGGCTGTCGGGGCCGCGCTTGCTGCCCTGCTCAGCTTCTCACTCTACAGGGTCCTGGTGAAGAGCCGATGA